From a single Collibacillus ludicampi genomic region:
- a CDS encoding Gfo/Idh/MocA family protein — protein sequence MTRRRIRFGVIGCGLMGREFASAASRWLHLLELNVEPVITAVCDTDPAAMDWFKQNVPTVQFVTKDYHDILANPEIEAIYCAVPHNLHEKFYIDIIRAGKHLLGEKPFGIDLKANQAILQALQENPQVVVRCSSEIPFYPGAYKVFQFVREGRLGRIIEVEAGFWHSSDLDPNKPINWKRQMATNGEYGCMGDLGMYVLHLPLRFGWKPNSVRALLSNLVTERPNQEGQMVPCETWDNAILACDVQTDSEEFPMVLSMKRIAPGHANTWFLRIHGMNGSIEYSTQNPKQVKMMDYSSGGEQVWTVVDVPYQTAYPTITGGIFEFGFSDSILQMWAAFCDEIANGTEMHQPLHCVTPEETAVSHALFTAALQSQKTGETVKLS from the coding sequence ATGACGCGCAGGAGGATTCGATTCGGTGTCATTGGATGCGGATTGATGGGACGCGAATTTGCGAGTGCGGCTTCGCGTTGGTTACATTTATTAGAACTGAATGTAGAACCGGTGATAACGGCGGTTTGTGACACGGATCCGGCAGCGATGGACTGGTTTAAACAAAATGTGCCTACCGTTCAATTTGTTACGAAAGATTACCATGATATATTGGCGAATCCGGAAATTGAGGCCATTTACTGTGCGGTTCCCCACAATTTGCATGAGAAGTTTTACATAGACATCATCCGTGCGGGCAAACATCTTTTGGGTGAAAAACCGTTTGGCATTGATTTAAAGGCTAATCAGGCAATTTTGCAGGCGCTGCAAGAAAATCCGCAAGTGGTTGTTCGTTGCTCTTCAGAGATTCCATTTTATCCGGGGGCTTATAAAGTGTTTCAATTTGTCCGTGAGGGGAGACTTGGCAGAATTATCGAAGTCGAGGCAGGTTTCTGGCACAGTAGCGATTTGGATCCCAACAAGCCGATTAACTGGAAACGGCAAATGGCCACCAATGGTGAATACGGATGCATGGGCGATCTTGGAATGTACGTCCTTCATTTGCCGTTACGTTTTGGTTGGAAACCCAACTCTGTCCGGGCTTTATTATCGAATCTGGTGACAGAACGGCCGAATCAAGAAGGTCAAATGGTTCCATGCGAAACTTGGGATAACGCGATTTTGGCATGTGATGTCCAAACGGATTCGGAAGAGTTCCCTATGGTGTTATCGATGAAGCGAATTGCACCCGGGCACGCGAATACATGGTTTCTCCGCATTCATGGAATGAATGGATCGATCGAGTACTCCACTCAAAATCCGAAGCAGGTAAAAATGATGGACTATTCATCGGGTGGGGAACAAGTGTGGACCGTTGTGGACGTTCCTTACCAAACTGCTTATCCTACGATCACCGGCGGAATTTTTGAATTCGGTTTCTCAGATTCCATTCTCCAGATGTGGGCGGCATTTTGCGATGAAATCGCGAACGGAACCGAAATGCACCAACCACTCCATTGTGTAACACCGGAAGAAACAGCTGTAAGCCACGCACTGTTTACCGCCGCGTTGCAATCCCAGAAAACGGGGGAGACGGTCAAATTGTCTTAA
- a CDS encoding class I fructose-bisphosphate aldolase codes for MFIKPRLNRLFASDGKCFDVAIDHGFFNEYAFLTGIESIEKAVQVIVEANPDAIQLSPGQARILQKIPGKQKPSLVLRTDVANVYGKELPRHLFSQLIDRPVEQALALDAACVVVNLFLLPEQPELYHQCVANVTRLKSECERYGMPLMVEPLVMQPNDRGGGYMVDGDITKIIPLVRQAVELGADIIKADPCDNVEEYYKVIEAASGVPVLPRGGGKASEEEILTRTHQLMQQGASGIVYGRNVVQHENPNKMTRAFMAIVHDGATVNEALGILREGAQAR; via the coding sequence ATGTTCATAAAACCACGATTGAACCGGTTGTTTGCTTCGGACGGAAAATGTTTTGATGTGGCCATTGACCATGGTTTTTTTAATGAATATGCATTTCTGACAGGAATTGAATCGATCGAAAAAGCGGTTCAGGTAATTGTTGAAGCAAATCCTGACGCGATACAATTAAGCCCCGGACAGGCGAGAATTCTGCAAAAAATTCCTGGGAAACAAAAGCCGTCGCTTGTTTTGCGCACGGATGTGGCCAACGTTTATGGAAAAGAACTTCCACGCCATCTTTTCAGCCAGTTAATTGATCGGCCTGTGGAGCAAGCACTTGCTCTGGATGCTGCTTGTGTGGTTGTGAACCTGTTTTTATTGCCCGAGCAGCCTGAATTGTACCATCAATGTGTTGCAAACGTGACTCGATTGAAGTCTGAATGTGAGCGTTACGGGATGCCATTGATGGTGGAACCCCTCGTCATGCAGCCGAACGATCGAGGCGGCGGATACATGGTAGACGGAGATATTACGAAGATTATTCCGTTGGTTCGTCAAGCGGTTGAGTTGGGAGCCGATATTATCAAAGCGGACCCGTGTGATAACGTTGAAGAGTACTACAAAGTGATCGAAGCGGCATCGGGAGTGCCAGTTTTGCCAAGAGGTGGCGGAAAAGCGTCGGAAGAAGAGATTCTTACCCGAACCCATCAATTGATGCAGCAGGGTGCATCCGGTATTGTATATGGCCGAAACGTGGTTCAACATGAAAATCCCAACAAGATGACCCGAGCGTTTATGGCTATTGTACATGATGGAGCAACGGTTAATGAAGCATTGGGAATCTTGAGAGAGGGAGCACAAGCAAGATGA
- a CDS encoding IS256 family transposase: protein MAQYQINLNDEILHGLFQRDEAVARLIEQVLNQVLQAQVTEQLKAAPYERTEERQGYRNGTLPHTLTTRVGTLTLRVPRLRNGQFSTDLFMRYQRSEQALVLALMEMVVNGVSTRKVAKITEELCGTEFSKSTVSDLCKRLDPIVHAWNNRNLREHTYPFLIVDAMVLKIREEGRVRSRSVMIATGINEEGYREILGLMLGDSESEASWTEFFSWLKSRDLRGVDIVVSDSHSGLVNAVKAQFQGCTWQRCQTHFMRNLLDATPKSLQGDVYGRVRAILDAPDLKTARVLLNQVIEDYYEKAPRAMRVLEEGFDDVTAVLELPERYRKRLRTTNGQELLNEEIRRRERVIRIFPNRESALRLLGALLMEMDEKWSTGRRYLDMTEYWDWRKVQKETLKQASKVHHLR from the coding sequence ATGGCTCAATATCAGATTAACCTAAATGATGAAATTTTGCACGGTTTATTTCAGAGGGATGAAGCGGTAGCTCGATTAATCGAGCAAGTATTGAATCAGGTCCTTCAGGCCCAGGTTACAGAACAGCTGAAAGCAGCTCCGTATGAGCGTACCGAAGAACGTCAAGGATACCGGAATGGTACACTCCCCCATACTCTCACTACACGAGTAGGGACGCTCACGCTTCGCGTTCCAAGACTCCGGAATGGTCAATTCTCTACAGACCTTTTCATGCGCTATCAGCGGAGTGAACAAGCTCTCGTCTTAGCCTTAATGGAAATGGTGGTCAATGGGGTCTCCACCCGTAAGGTAGCCAAAATTACGGAGGAATTGTGTGGAACAGAGTTCTCAAAATCAACGGTGTCGGACTTGTGTAAACGCCTGGATCCCATTGTACATGCCTGGAACAATCGGAACCTTAGAGAGCATACGTATCCCTTTCTCATCGTGGATGCCATGGTTTTAAAAATCCGGGAAGAGGGACGTGTGCGTTCTCGGAGTGTCATGATCGCAACGGGCATTAACGAAGAAGGATATCGTGAAATCCTGGGGCTGATGCTTGGAGACAGCGAATCGGAAGCAAGCTGGACAGAGTTCTTTTCATGGCTCAAAAGCAGAGACTTGCGAGGCGTGGATATCGTCGTCTCGGACAGCCATAGTGGGTTGGTAAATGCCGTAAAAGCGCAATTTCAGGGATGTACGTGGCAACGTTGTCAAACTCATTTTATGCGTAACTTACTGGATGCTACACCCAAGTCCCTACAAGGGGATGTCTATGGGCGTGTAAGAGCGATTCTTGACGCTCCTGACTTAAAAACGGCGAGAGTCTTACTGAACCAGGTGATCGAAGACTATTACGAAAAAGCTCCACGTGCTATGCGGGTGCTTGAAGAAGGATTTGACGATGTGACAGCTGTATTGGAGCTTCCAGAACGTTATCGCAAGCGATTACGCACAACCAATGGCCAGGAGCTCCTGAACGAAGAAATCCGTCGACGCGAGCGGGTGATCCGCATCTTTCCCAATCGAGAGTCCGCCTTACGGCTGCTTGGTGCGTTGCTGATGGAGATGGATGAGAAGTGGAGTACGGGCCGTCGCTACCTGGACATGACTGAGTACTGGGATTGGCGTAAAGTACAGAAAGAGACTTTGAAACAGGCTTCCAAGGTACACCATCTTCGCTAG
- a CDS encoding YdeI/OmpD-associated family protein: MTNSRMNPKVDEFLSKAKKWKEEYEKLRNIVLDCELTEEFKWMHPCYTFEKKNIVLIHGFKEYCALLFFKGALLQDAHGILIQQTENVQAARQIRFTNVQEIVEMETILKAYIYEAIEVEKAGLEVNFKKNTDFIIPVELQNKFDEIPALKTAFEALTPGRQRAYILYFSEPKQSKTRQSRVEKCMQQILNGKGLND, from the coding sequence ATGACAAATAGTAGAATGAATCCAAAGGTTGATGAATTTTTAAGTAAAGCTAAAAAATGGAAGGAAGAATATGAGAAGTTGAGAAATATCGTTCTTGACTGTGAGCTGACCGAAGAATTTAAGTGGATGCATCCTTGTTACACGTTTGAGAAAAAAAACATAGTTTTAATACATGGATTTAAAGAATATTGTGCGCTTCTGTTTTTCAAAGGTGCCTTGTTACAGGATGCCCATGGGATTCTAATCCAACAAACGGAGAATGTACAGGCGGCGCGCCAGATTCGGTTCACCAATGTTCAAGAAATAGTTGAAATGGAAACCATCTTGAAAGCCTATATTTATGAAGCCATTGAAGTTGAAAAAGCCGGTTTGGAAGTGAATTTTAAAAAGAATACAGACTTCATAATTCCTGTAGAACTTCAAAATAAATTCGATGAAATCCCTGCCTTGAAAACTGCTTTTGAAGCATTGACGCCGGGACGGCAAAGAGCATACATTCTTTATTTTTCTGAACCCAAACAATCCAAAACTCGACAGTCAAGGGTTGAAAAATGTATGCAGCAAATTCTCAATGGAAAGGGATTAAATGATTAG
- a CDS encoding recombinase family protein has translation MKIGYARVSTADQSLDMQLDALKEAGCDRIYTEKASGAKDDRQELERALDALRAGDIFVVYKLDRLARSTKKLIEVYERLNDLGVELVSICDGLDTTTSTGRAMFKMIGVIAELEREMIVERTKAGLESARARGRIGGRPRTDKRKLAQAMKLYDSGVVVAEITQLTGVTKATLYRALKERKQSEAKGV, from the coding sequence ATGAAAATCGGTTACGCACGAGTATCGACCGCAGACCAATCGCTAGATATGCAGCTCGACGCATTGAAAGAGGCGGGATGCGACCGCATCTATACCGAGAAGGCTAGCGGAGCTAAAGACGACCGCCAAGAGCTGGAAAGGGCGTTGGATGCGTTAAGGGCAGGCGATATTTTCGTGGTCTACAAGCTAGACCGACTCGCACGCTCCACAAAGAAGCTCATCGAGGTTTACGAACGCCTAAACGACCTAGGAGTCGAACTCGTGAGTATCTGCGATGGATTAGATACGACAACGTCGACAGGTCGGGCGATGTTCAAGATGATAGGAGTTATCGCAGAGCTAGAGCGTGAGATGATTGTAGAGCGAACGAAAGCAGGTCTAGAATCTGCGAGGGCTAGAGGGCGTATCGGAGGCAGGCCCCGAACCGACAAACGCAAGCTCGCACAAGCGATGAAGCTCTACGATAGCGGCGTAGTCGTCGCGGAGATTACGCAGCTTACAGGCGTTACGAAGGCGACTCTTTACAGAGCCTTAAAGGAACGAAAGCAAAGCGAGGCAAAGGGCGTTTAG